In the genome of Phycisphaerae bacterium, one region contains:
- the lnt gene encoding apolipoprotein N-acyltransferase, producing the protein MFLLCAVTFLATCLLFPDVGWWPLGYVCLVPWLVCVCTAQRGKLVYLMSWLLGLGYFAFNIRWMIAVTLPGYLALVVYQAAYFPLAAWPIRHLYKRHNFPVALTAPVAWVAMEYLRSITPLGFPWVLLGQSQYTVVNIIQISDLAGVYGVSFVLAMVNGWLTDLLIQPILLWRTDRSTRLPIGSLTTLLIVLGTMIYGSTQRSGRHLEPGPRVAIVQHDFPMYVDSDRANRTSHVSVFNGFLELARQAAAEKPDLIVLPETAMQGYINDQFLEATPGELDEIQRRRYPPHVSQGAMAAMQGWSRRVRDAFQQLSTESGVPIVIGSSSIEWKPTAIPPRVDAYNSAFLLKPGRATPADRYDKVHLVLFGEYVPFRFSYRWLYDWLNGITPWGKMGIEYSLSEGTEFRAFEFNAASRGDRAYRAATPICYEEIMPYVTRAFVRGVPARRDGEAKDIDMLLTISNDGWFLHSAELEQHLAAAVFRAVEHRIAVARSVNTGASAIIHPNGKIHDRVRLSLEKLALLDPVDAVLKQLDEAVQAMDTVAEQQQEYMKAWTELRKTLAGPLRAALGAVGKEYDFIADRLDSMMLALTPQDAAKRRAALVELRGQLDEDRATIARWKEKPDTAPGYSVEEVKCDRRATLYTRWGDWFAQGCVGLFALMLLDWTLRRIFRRKTERGTSHG; encoded by the coding sequence ATGTTTCTGCTCTGCGCGGTCACGTTTCTGGCGACCTGCCTGCTTTTTCCCGACGTCGGCTGGTGGCCGCTCGGGTACGTCTGCCTGGTTCCCTGGCTCGTCTGTGTCTGCACGGCGCAGCGCGGCAAGCTTGTTTATCTGATGAGCTGGCTCCTGGGCCTGGGGTACTTCGCCTTCAATATCCGCTGGATGATCGCCGTCACGCTTCCCGGTTATCTGGCCCTCGTCGTCTATCAGGCGGCCTATTTCCCCCTCGCCGCGTGGCCGATCCGCCATCTCTATAAACGGCATAACTTCCCCGTCGCGTTAACGGCCCCGGTCGCGTGGGTCGCGATGGAGTATCTTCGTTCTATTACACCCTTGGGATTTCCGTGGGTCCTGCTCGGCCAGAGCCAGTACACGGTCGTAAACATCATCCAGATCAGCGATCTGGCCGGGGTGTACGGGGTCAGTTTCGTACTGGCGATGGTCAACGGATGGCTGACCGACCTGCTCATTCAGCCCATCCTTCTTTGGCGCACGGACCGTTCAACGCGACTGCCGATTGGATCGCTGACGACGCTACTCATTGTCCTGGGGACGATGATCTACGGGAGCACCCAGCGCTCCGGCCGCCACCTCGAACCGGGTCCGCGCGTGGCGATCGTCCAGCACGATTTTCCGATGTACGTCGATTCCGACCGCGCCAATCGCACGTCGCACGTATCGGTGTTCAATGGTTTTCTGGAGCTGGCGCGGCAAGCCGCCGCCGAAAAGCCCGACCTCATCGTGCTCCCGGAGACCGCCATGCAGGGCTACATCAACGACCAGTTCTTGGAGGCAACACCGGGGGAACTGGACGAGATCCAGCGCCGTCGCTATCCGCCCCACGTTTCCCAGGGGGCCATGGCGGCGATGCAGGGTTGGAGCCGCCGCGTCCGCGACGCGTTTCAGCAGCTCAGCACGGAATCGGGCGTGCCAATCGTGATCGGCTCGTCGTCCATCGAATGGAAACCGACGGCGATTCCTCCGCGGGTCGACGCATACAATTCCGCCTTTCTCCTCAAGCCCGGCCGCGCCACGCCCGCCGACCGCTACGACAAGGTTCACCTCGTGCTGTTCGGCGAGTACGTTCCGTTTCGGTTCAGCTATCGCTGGCTCTATGATTGGCTCAACGGCATCACGCCCTGGGGCAAGATGGGCATCGAATACTCCTTAAGCGAGGGTACGGAGTTTCGAGCCTTTGAATTCAACGCCGCCTCGCGCGGCGACCGGGCCTATCGCGCCGCCACGCCCATCTGTTATGAAGAAATCATGCCCTACGTTACGCGGGCGTTCGTCCGGGGCGTCCCGGCGCGCCGGGACGGCGAGGCCAAGGACATCGATATGCTCCTGACCATCAGTAACGACGGCTGGTTCCTGCACTCCGCCGAACTGGAGCAGCACCTCGCCGCGGCGGTCTTTCGCGCTGTCGAGCACCGCATTGCCGTCGCGCGGAGCGTCAACACGGGGGCGAGCGCCATCATCCACCCCAATGGAAAGATCCACGATCGCGTGAGACTCTCTCTGGAGAAACTGGCGCTCCTCGATCCGGTCGATGCTGTTTTGAAACAACTGGACGAGGCCGTGCAAGCTATGGATACGGTCGCCGAGCAGCAGCAGGAATACATGAAGGCGTGGACGGAGCTGCGAAAGACCCTGGCCGGGCCGCTTCGCGCGGCGTTGGGGGCCGTCGGCAAGGAATACGACTTTATCGCCGATCGGCTGGACAGCATGATGCTGGCGCTGACCCCGCAGGATGCTGCGAAGCGGAGGGCCGCGCTGGTCGAACTGCGCGGCCAACTCGACGAGGATCGCGCCACGATCGCGCGATGGAAGGAAAAACCCGACACGGCCCCGGGTTACAGCGTTGAAGAGGTGAAGTGCGATCGGCGGGCGACGTTGTATACACGATGGGGCGATTGGTTCGCGCAAGGCTGCGTGGGACTCTTCGCGCTCATGCTGCTGGACTGGACCCTGCGGCGGATCTTCCGAAGAAAGACGGAACGAGGAACGAGCCATGGATAA
- a CDS encoding phosphatase domain-containing protein gives MRRNRLAACSLFIGIVLPCAAARAKPIIHLQDCIAAPDGTTTLVADLKKPTVFGIDRDIENLPVRFTCGGKEVGRIRSDNDGRAVLECKLPDSQGMAIEAAASVNGVEIRAEARVYRCKPDRVIVVVDIDDTISDTHFNDAWYGKEDRDSMPIRHSRETLVDVARDFQILYLTARPCSLLGKTQRWLATHGFPAAPVLVSYRKADLLDQGKFKQRQLKRLKGAWPNVLIGIGDRSRDARAYGGSGMLSLIVNRSGDFGPRSLAMADWNVLHAFFRNNRATLADPDQCRRLIAGERPRQRIARSNDDRKRDAAPPLLSETR, from the coding sequence ATGCGACGAAACCGACTTGCGGCGTGTTCTCTATTCATCGGCATCGTTCTACCCTGCGCGGCTGCGCGGGCGAAGCCCATCATCCACCTTCAGGACTGCATCGCGGCGCCGGACGGCACCACGACGCTGGTGGCGGATTTGAAGAAACCCACGGTGTTCGGAATCGACCGCGACATCGAGAATCTCCCGGTCCGCTTTACCTGCGGCGGAAAGGAAGTGGGCCGGATCCGAAGTGATAATGACGGCCGGGCCGTCCTGGAGTGCAAACTTCCCGATTCTCAGGGGATGGCGATCGAAGCGGCGGCGTCCGTGAACGGCGTCGAGATTCGGGCCGAGGCCAGGGTGTATCGATGCAAACCGGATCGCGTAATCGTCGTCGTGGACATCGATGATACGATCTCCGACACCCATTTCAACGATGCCTGGTACGGCAAGGAGGATCGCGACTCGATGCCCATCCGGCATTCCCGCGAAACGCTCGTCGACGTGGCCCGCGACTTCCAGATCCTCTATCTGACCGCCCGGCCCTGTTCTCTCCTGGGCAAGACGCAGCGTTGGCTGGCCACGCACGGCTTTCCGGCCGCGCCGGTGCTGGTCTCCTATCGCAAGGCCGATTTGCTGGACCAGGGCAAATTCAAGCAGCGGCAACTCAAGCGGCTCAAAGGGGCTTGGCCGAATGTGCTGATTGGCATCGGCGATCGGTCCCGGGATGCCCGAGCATATGGCGGCTCGGGTATGCTCTCGCTGATTGTGAACCGCAGCGGCGATTTCGGGCCCCGCAGCCTGGCCATGGCGGATTGGAATGTCCTGCACGCTTTCTTCCGCAACAACCGGGCGACACTGGCCGATCCGGACCAATGCCGGCGGCTCATTGCCGGCGAGCGGCCGCGGCAACGGATAGCCAGGTCCAACGACGACCGGAAGAGGGACGCCGCACCGCCCCTCCTCTCTGAAACGCGATAG
- a CDS encoding FtsW/RodA/SpoVE family cell cycle protein — protein sequence MIAAVVRAVPPLGWVVLLTALMLTALGLVGVYVSEAAAGESATQTMRQSGYLAVGLCGVLAIQIVGYKRIGGWAYPLFGLILVLLVLLVIARKIPMAPIIPERRKTFRWIVLGPINIQVSEYAKIVFIIALAAYLRFRTNYRTLRGLLWPFVLTLVPLGLILKEPDLGTSLLLLPTLFVMLYAAGAKLRHLLLIGGMGLAAAPAFYLSPLMNPYQRDRITSLFRQDDSDDRWRLAAGYQLNQSKIALGSGQALGRGLTEGAFFQHDLLPEEHNDFIFAVIGHQWGFIGCLAVILAYLVLVAAGLTIASMTADPLGRLMAVGVCALILAQATINIGMTIGIMPITGMTLPFVSMGGSALVANYLCIGLLIDVARRRPIEIARKPFEFSEEAL from the coding sequence ATGATCGCCGCCGTGGTCCGCGCTGTTCCGCCGCTCGGTTGGGTCGTGCTTCTAACGGCCCTGATGCTGACGGCGCTGGGGCTCGTCGGAGTGTACGTCAGTGAGGCGGCCGCCGGGGAATCCGCGACGCAGACGATGCGCCAATCCGGGTATCTCGCCGTCGGCCTCTGCGGCGTCCTCGCCATTCAGATCGTGGGCTACAAGCGAATCGGCGGCTGGGCTTATCCGCTCTTTGGTCTCATCCTCGTCCTGCTCGTCCTCCTGGTCATTGCCCGCAAGATTCCGATGGCCCCGATCATTCCCGAACGGCGGAAGACCTTTCGCTGGATCGTGCTCGGACCGATCAACATCCAGGTCTCCGAATACGCGAAGATCGTATTCATCATCGCCCTCGCCGCGTATCTTCGATTCCGAACGAATTACCGCACGCTCCGCGGCCTGTTGTGGCCCTTCGTCCTGACCCTGGTGCCCCTCGGACTCATCTTGAAGGAGCCCGACTTGGGTACGAGCCTTCTGCTCCTGCCCACGCTCTTCGTCATGCTCTACGCCGCCGGGGCAAAACTCCGTCATCTGCTGCTCATCGGTGGGATGGGCCTCGCGGCCGCGCCCGCTTTCTATTTATCCCCGCTCATGAACCCCTACCAGCGCGACCGGATTACTTCGCTCTTTCGCCAGGACGACAGCGACGACCGCTGGCGGCTCGCGGCCGGATATCAACTCAACCAATCCAAGATCGCCCTCGGCAGCGGTCAGGCCCTGGGCCGGGGTTTGACCGAAGGCGCGTTTTTTCAGCACGACCTGCTGCCCGAGGAGCACAACGATTTCATCTTCGCCGTCATCGGCCATCAGTGGGGATTCATCGGCTGCCTTGCGGTCATCCTCGCGTACCTGGTGCTCGTCGCAGCGGGGCTGACCATCGCGTCCATGACGGCCGATCCGCTCGGACGTTTGATGGCCGTGGGGGTGTGCGCGCTAATCCTGGCCCAGGCGACAATCAACATCGGCATGACCATCGGAATCATGCCCATCACCGGTATGACGCTGCCGTTTGTCAGCATGGGCGGCAGTGCGCTGGTGGCGAATTACCTGTGCATCGGTCTCCTGATCGATGTCGCCCGGCGGCGACCCATCGAAATCGCCCGCAAGCCGTTTGAATTCTCCGAAGAGGCGTTATAA
- a CDS encoding HEAT repeat domain-containing protein, with the protein MSSAFALAGCAGTLRGPLPAEDQRGFRDEAMDFLKRAAFSDEPVMRMQAIEAMQEVAPREGFQYIEGNINNGYAGVCFAALMAVGTLREASVLDRVRTLAEDSDPNVRIAALYALHRLGDQKRTGELSDFLLKHRDARVRANAALAIGRLKEPGSAHVLNLALRREQKDAVKLQIMEALALLGDSVGIERLLFAGHSAAPDQSALALMFLANAGAEEAEELFRYRLDVADQPEIKLQAARGLGKLGQDDGLDLALAYLYFNSPDRRRKNDPPEQQIVRIRALAALALEAIGSPQALAALHRAFNQAGQSDLVRLAIARAAVAIIDRAPPSAG; encoded by the coding sequence ATGTCATCGGCGTTCGCGCTGGCGGGATGCGCCGGCACGCTTCGAGGCCCGCTCCCCGCCGAGGACCAGCGCGGCTTTCGCGACGAAGCGATGGACTTTCTCAAGCGCGCCGCGTTCAGCGACGAACCCGTCATGCGGATGCAGGCCATCGAGGCGATGCAGGAGGTCGCCCCGCGCGAGGGCTTCCAGTACATCGAAGGCAACATCAATAATGGTTACGCCGGCGTCTGTTTCGCGGCCTTGATGGCCGTCGGCACGCTGCGCGAGGCGTCGGTGCTCGATCGAGTACGGACCCTGGCCGAGGATTCTGATCCCAATGTACGCATCGCCGCTCTCTATGCCCTGCACCGGCTCGGCGATCAGAAACGAACGGGCGAACTGTCCGATTTCCTGCTCAAACATCGCGATGCCCGCGTACGGGCCAACGCCGCCCTGGCCATTGGTCGATTGAAGGAGCCGGGCTCGGCGCATGTCCTGAACCTGGCGCTGCGGCGCGAGCAAAAGGACGCTGTCAAGCTGCAGATCATGGAAGCGCTGGCCCTGCTTGGCGATTCCGTGGGGATCGAGCGGCTCCTGTTCGCCGGCCATAGCGCGGCCCCGGATCAATCGGCGCTGGCGCTCATGTTTCTGGCGAACGCGGGAGCGGAGGAGGCCGAGGAACTGTTTCGCTATCGGCTGGATGTGGCCGACCAGCCGGAGATCAAGCTCCAGGCGGCGCGCGGGCTGGGCAAGCTTGGCCAGGATGACGGTTTGGACCTGGCATTGGCCTACCTGTACTTCAATTCTCCCGATCGACGGCGGAAGAACGATCCGCCCGAACAACAGATCGTACGCATTCGCGCCCTGGCCGCGCTGGCCCTCGAAGCGATCGGCAGCCCCCAGGCCCTGGCCGCGCTGCATCGGGCCTTCAATCAGGCCGGCCAGTCCGATTTGGTGCGTCTGGCGATCGCCCGCGCCGCCGTGGCGATCATCGATCGAGCGCCGCCCAGCGCCGGATAG
- a CDS encoding penicillin-binding transpeptidase domain-containing protein — MFERRLKTVLALAIACSAVLAWRLYQLQIVHGADFSEKVEAALLVPRQYLPPLRGRINDRFGHVLVSDEPAHDVTVHYGTLSMNETYLLRVADYLRQKEPRWAKATRHELRAEVQERIAAMWLALERISGTPLPQLRQRRDAVCQSIETLRRHLWTVRKESGYDEPFDKVHLKEEEAFHPILRNIPPQVRTRIELEMSRSPFVRIEPSVRRVWNTEARSLCHVLGRLGQVSSDDIENDPLRGDALAGYRPSDLVGVSGIERLAEPMLRGKRGYEDRHRDGHVEDRAPPIDGPDVQLTLDVELQERVAQILEDAVAQHPASTGASGVVIDVRTREILALVSVPTYDPSALADNYAALRDDSKYTPLRFRAVGDEYQPGSILKPAALLAGFYNDLLDPLHRVHCDGHFIPGSQKWHCWTHWRGMPGHGDLNAEEAIQHSCNVFFYSLGQKIGARRLTDFYRRIVDGCPGAPGDEGIRTSTGLIEERTGIIPTREWMKNHRRREFNPADGRNYAIGQGEIQITPLQAANFFATLAEGEYQAPTLIANDGRDRPLVAFPNIPKSAWQMIRRGLYRCVNEDGGTAYQYARLDNLAICGKTGSAQCVSRVTHWRYWFVEGGKKVSVVAPTIEAARERLNLDRDAKCMRREIVSRWPPRDPEKSDVPTHAWFAGFAPYENPQIALAIIIEHGGGGGSAAGPAAQAIFQALLDSPRGYLSASGMAIASPINDRDDLQGGSEP; from the coding sequence ATGTTTGAACGCCGCCTGAAAACCGTATTGGCCCTGGCGATCGCGTGCAGCGCTGTGCTGGCCTGGCGGCTCTATCAACTCCAGATCGTCCACGGTGCGGATTTTTCGGAAAAGGTGGAAGCTGCACTGCTCGTCCCGAGACAGTACCTGCCGCCGCTTCGCGGACGGATTAACGATCGCTTCGGCCACGTTTTGGTTAGCGACGAGCCCGCCCACGATGTGACCGTCCACTATGGCACGCTATCCATGAACGAAACCTATCTCCTTCGCGTGGCCGACTACCTTCGGCAAAAGGAGCCGCGCTGGGCGAAGGCGACCCGCCATGAACTTCGCGCGGAAGTCCAGGAACGCATCGCCGCGATGTGGCTGGCCCTTGAACGTATCAGCGGCACTCCGCTCCCGCAGCTCCGACAGCGGCGCGACGCCGTCTGCCAGTCCATTGAGACGCTCCGCCGGCACTTGTGGACCGTCCGGAAGGAGAGCGGCTACGACGAGCCGTTTGATAAGGTCCACCTTAAGGAAGAGGAGGCCTTTCACCCGATCCTTCGCAACATCCCGCCGCAGGTCCGCACGCGGATTGAGTTGGAAATGTCCCGCTCGCCCTTCGTCCGCATCGAGCCCTCCGTCCGCCGCGTGTGGAACACGGAGGCCCGATCGCTTTGCCATGTCCTTGGCCGCCTCGGGCAGGTTTCTTCCGACGACATTGAGAATGATCCCCTGCGCGGCGACGCACTGGCCGGCTATCGGCCCAGCGATCTCGTCGGCGTCAGCGGCATCGAGCGGCTGGCCGAGCCGATGTTGCGCGGTAAACGGGGCTACGAAGATCGTCATCGGGATGGCCACGTCGAAGACCGCGCGCCGCCCATCGACGGGCCCGATGTCCAACTGACCCTCGATGTCGAGTTGCAGGAGCGAGTCGCCCAGATTCTGGAGGACGCCGTCGCCCAACATCCCGCCTCAACCGGCGCGAGCGGCGTGGTGATCGACGTGCGGACCCGCGAGATTCTCGCGCTGGTCAGTGTACCGACCTACGACCCGTCCGCGCTCGCGGACAATTACGCCGCTCTGCGAGACGATTCAAAGTACACGCCGCTGCGCTTCCGCGCCGTGGGCGACGAATATCAACCCGGTTCGATCCTCAAGCCCGCCGCACTGCTGGCTGGTTTTTACAACGACCTCCTCGATCCGCTGCACCGCGTCCATTGCGACGGCCATTTCATCCCCGGCTCGCAGAAATGGCACTGCTGGACCCACTGGCGGGGAATGCCCGGCCACGGCGATCTCAACGCCGAGGAGGCGATCCAGCACAGTTGCAACGTCTTCTTCTACAGTCTGGGGCAGAAGATCGGCGCCCGCCGATTGACCGACTTCTATCGGCGGATCGTCGACGGCTGCCCCGGCGCGCCGGGAGACGAAGGCATTCGCACCAGCACCGGCCTGATTGAGGAGCGTACGGGCATCATCCCCACGCGCGAGTGGATGAAGAACCATCGCCGGCGCGAATTCAATCCGGCCGACGGCCGGAACTATGCCATCGGCCAGGGCGAGATTCAGATCACACCCCTGCAAGCCGCCAATTTCTTCGCCACGCTGGCGGAGGGCGAATACCAGGCGCCGACGCTGATCGCCAACGACGGCCGCGACCGCCCGCTCGTCGCGTTTCCGAATATCCCCAAGTCGGCGTGGCAAATGATCCGCCGCGGACTCTATCGCTGCGTCAACGAGGACGGCGGCACGGCCTATCAGTACGCCCGCCTGGACAACCTGGCGATCTGCGGAAAGACCGGCAGCGCGCAATGCGTCTCACGGGTCACTCATTGGCGATATTGGTTTGTCGAAGGTGGCAAAAAGGTGTCGGTTGTGGCCCCGACGATCGAAGCGGCCCGGGAGCGGCTCAACCTGGATCGCGATGCGAAATGTATGCGGCGCGAGATCGTCAGCCGCTGGCCCCCGCGCGACCCCGAGAAAAGCGACGTGCCTACTCACGCCTGGTTCGCCGGCTTCGCGCCTTATGAGAATCCGCAGATCGCCCTCGCGATCATCATCGAGCACGGAGGCGGAGGAGGCAGCGCCGCCGGACCCGCCGCGCAGGCGATCTTCCAGGCGCTGCTCGACAGCCCGCGCGGCTATCTTTCGGCGTCGGGCATGGCGATCGCATCTCCGATCAATGATCGAGACGATCTTCAAGGCGGTTCCGAACCATGA
- a CDS encoding tetratricopeptide repeat protein, whose translation MRLSSAPVNPRHQTTKSKRATNAPSPVTMRRHLALGVGCALLVGWTLIIFLPAVRYDFVDYDDREAFLDNPYFRGLGPEQLRWMFTTFHMGHYQPLAWMTLGLDSMIARVWFGDVLDPRPYHTTNIILHVLSVLVVFLLARKLFAIAMSAQGWEQNVAATLAALFFAVHPLRAESVAWVTERRDVLSSFFLLVTVWLYLAAHESVRPRSKFPFIGCVLAYLLSLLSRAMGVTLPVILLLLDVFVLRRLGGNRGDRPATLRGLLVEKIPFLLLAIPFIVVAPLAQREVGAAWSLQEHGATARLAQASFGLVHYIWKTVVPTGLSPIYELNRPINPFTPKYLASFAVLGALTVLVWTFRRKFPALVCAAACYVVLLLPVLGFFQSGDQEVADRYSYLPGVVLALAAAGAVLHAWERRPSWKIPGTLLGIAVATALSVLTSRQLGVWKESAALWTYGQRVAPNSAIAQAGYSTVLLAQERNAEAEAAARRALHIVPRNWQAHQNLWKALLALGKNDELIAALKESIRLGVTPEEAHNNLGNAYVRRSAFELAAAEYRAAIALRPGNAKAHANLAFALLRLGDARSAEHHGRAAVAADPDFALARFHLAAALERLGKLDEAKVNYREALRLDPNFAEARRAIERLGG comes from the coding sequence GTGAGGCTATCATCGGCGCCCGTGAACCCGCGCCATCAAACGACCAAGTCGAAGCGCGCCACGAATGCACCCTCCCCAGTGACGATGCGGCGGCACCTTGCGCTGGGCGTCGGCTGCGCCTTGCTGGTTGGATGGACGCTCATCATTTTCCTCCCGGCGGTCCGCTACGACTTTGTCGACTACGACGACCGCGAAGCTTTCCTCGACAATCCGTATTTTCGCGGGCTCGGCCCGGAGCAGCTTCGCTGGATGTTCACCACATTCCACATGGGCCACTACCAGCCGCTCGCGTGGATGACGCTGGGGCTGGATTCGATGATCGCCCGTGTGTGGTTCGGCGATGTTCTGGATCCCCGTCCCTACCACACGACAAATATCATCCTTCACGTCCTTTCCGTCCTTGTGGTGTTTCTCTTGGCTCGCAAACTATTTGCAATAGCCATGTCGGCCCAGGGGTGGGAACAGAACGTTGCCGCCACGCTGGCGGCGCTTTTTTTCGCGGTCCATCCGCTCCGCGCCGAATCAGTCGCGTGGGTCACCGAGCGGCGGGATGTACTCAGTTCCTTTTTTCTGCTGGTGACCGTCTGGCTATACCTGGCGGCCCATGAAAGCGTCCGGCCACGCTCCAAATTTCCCTTTATTGGATGCGTTCTGGCGTATCTTTTGTCGCTCTTGAGTCGGGCGATGGGCGTCACATTGCCCGTCATCCTGCTTTTGCTTGACGTCTTCGTGCTGCGCCGACTGGGCGGCAACCGCGGCGACCGACCGGCGACATTGCGCGGGCTTCTGGTTGAAAAAATCCCGTTCCTGTTGCTGGCGATTCCTTTCATAGTCGTCGCGCCCCTCGCGCAGCGAGAGGTCGGCGCCGCATGGTCGTTGCAGGAGCACGGGGCCACCGCACGTCTCGCCCAGGCATCTTTCGGGCTCGTTCACTACATCTGGAAAACCGTCGTGCCGACCGGCCTTTCTCCCATCTATGAACTAAACAGGCCCATCAATCCATTCACGCCGAAATATCTGGCGTCCTTCGCCGTGCTTGGCGCGTTGACGGTGCTCGTGTGGACTTTTCGTCGCAAGTTTCCGGCGTTGGTTTGCGCGGCGGCCTGTTACGTCGTGCTGCTCTTGCCCGTACTGGGGTTCTTTCAAAGCGGCGATCAGGAGGTGGCGGATCGATACAGCTATCTACCCGGCGTTGTGTTGGCACTGGCGGCCGCCGGAGCGGTTCTGCACGCATGGGAGAGGCGACCGAGTTGGAAAATCCCCGGCACGCTACTGGGCATCGCCGTCGCAACGGCGCTTTCTGTCCTGACCTCCCGGCAATTAGGTGTCTGGAAGGAATCCGCCGCGCTCTGGACTTACGGCCAGCGCGTCGCGCCCAATTCCGCGATCGCCCAGGCGGGATACTCGACGGTGCTCCTCGCACAGGAACGGAACGCCGAGGCGGAGGCGGCCGCGCGGCGGGCGCTGCACATCGTCCCGCGAAACTGGCAGGCGCATCAGAATCTGTGGAAAGCGCTGTTGGCGCTCGGGAAGAACGACGAACTGATCGCCGCATTGAAGGAGTCGATCCGGCTGGGGGTCACGCCCGAGGAGGCTCACAACAATCTCGGGAACGCCTACGTTCGCCGATCGGCGTTTGAACTGGCGGCGGCGGAGTATCGAGCGGCGATCGCCCTGCGCCCCGGAAATGCCAAGGCCCATGCGAATCTGGCGTTCGCGCTGTTGCGACTCGGCGATGCGCGGAGCGCCGAGCATCACGGTCGCGCGGCCGTCGCAGCGGACCCGGACTTCGCGCTCGCCCGATTCCACCTCGCGGCGGCGCTCGAACGGCTGGGCAAGCTGGACGAGGCCAAGGTGAATTATCGCGAGGCGCTACGGCTGGACCCGAACTTCGCCGAGGCCCGGCGGGCGATCGAGCGTTTGGGCGGCTGA
- the mreD gene encoding rod shape-determining protein MreD: MRWIAFAILLYCVAVAQTTIAPLLKLHSVWPDFMVIVAVYYALAAAPADAMLACWVVGLAMDLTGASYHASGNVGVCALSLGLIAVPLIKARDLTFRDSVWTALVFSFIAKLALSLLVGVHMLYVTRSEGRFGEVATVGIYSAAYTAVLAPYGHWMLKQLRGLLGVGVSYRWGVR; the protein is encoded by the coding sequence ATGCGTTGGATCGCCTTTGCCATTCTGCTCTATTGCGTAGCCGTCGCCCAGACGACGATTGCGCCACTGTTGAAGCTGCATTCGGTCTGGCCGGATTTCATGGTCATCGTCGCGGTCTATTACGCCCTGGCCGCCGCCCCCGCCGACGCGATGCTCGCCTGCTGGGTCGTCGGTCTGGCGATGGACCTGACCGGTGCAAGCTATCACGCATCGGGAAACGTGGGAGTGTGCGCCCTGAGCCTGGGCCTGATCGCGGTCCCGCTGATCAAGGCCCGGGACCTGACCTTTCGCGATAGTGTCTGGACGGCCCTCGTCTTTAGTTTCATCGCCAAGTTGGCCCTTTCGCTCCTGGTCGGCGTACACATGTTGTACGTGACGCGGAGCGAAGGCCGGTTCGGCGAGGTCGCGACGGTCGGCATCTATTCGGCCGCCTATACGGCAGTTCTCGCGCCGTATGGCCATTGGATGCTGAAACAATTACGCGGTCTGTTGGGCGTTGGAGTGTCGTATCGCTGGGGCGTAAGATGA
- the moaC gene encoding cyclic pyranopterin monophosphate synthase MoaC — protein sequence MAARKRKRLSHLDRKGAARMVDVSAKAVTHRRAVATAEVTVSAATMKLIQKGGVPKGDVFAVARLAGINAAKETSRLIPLCHPLPIDHIDVQIQARPPRRVVIRAEAAVAARTGVEMEALVAASIAALTIYDMCKAVDRGIRIGPIALQEKSGGRSGPWRRTPSRRKR from the coding sequence ATGGCTGCCCGAAAAAGAAAACGACTATCTCATCTCGACCGCAAGGGAGCGGCGCGGATGGTGGACGTCTCTGCCAAGGCCGTAACGCATCGCCGTGCAGTCGCGACCGCGGAGGTGACGGTCAGTGCGGCGACCATGAAGCTGATCCAAAAAGGTGGCGTCCCGAAGGGCGATGTCTTCGCCGTCGCGCGGCTCGCGGGGATCAATGCGGCAAAGGAGACGTCGCGGCTAATTCCGCTCTGTCATCCGCTGCCCATCGATCATATCGACGTGCAGATTCAAGCGCGCCCGCCCCGACGCGTCGTCATTCGTGCCGAAGCCGCTGTCGCCGCGCGGACCGGCGTGGAGATGGAGGCCCTCGTGGCCGCGTCGATCGCGGCGCTGACGATCTACGACATGTGCAAGGCCGTCGATCGGGGCATCCGCATCGGCCCGATAGCGCTACAGGAAAAATCGGGGGGCCGATCCGGTCCGTGGCGGCGTACCCCCTCACGCCGCAAGCGCTAG